One stretch of Hymenobacter chitinivorans DSM 11115 DNA includes these proteins:
- a CDS encoding S9 family peptidase yields the protein MLHFTSRLGLLLVLALVSQLPARAQQRLTMEDAFLNRSLQPQNLRQLTWIPGTAEVAFVRTTSGQDELVRAAAAGQPATVVAAGQLTAALKMAGAEEAKALPAVQWLDASNLLITSKGQVYRYDTKAGQASRVLGYEATAENVEMDPTKTRVAYTKAQNLYVSLIGRENEAVTQEPNPAIVNGQAAHRSEFGITKGTFWSPQGQKLAFYRMDQTMVTDYPIVTVLPVPAQAVPIKYPMAGDKSHEVTVGVYDLNTRKTVFLQTGEPREQYLTNISWSPDEKFIYVAVLNRAQNHMWLRQYDATSGALVKTLFEEQDDKTFVEPLHPAQFVPGHADQFIWQAQRDGYNHLYLYSTSGKLLRQLTKGPWQVTDVLGFADNNREVVFQSTAASPLQRRIYSVKLGGGKVRELTPEAGTHTATLSPDGNFLLDNFSNATTPRIIRTVSVKTGKTAQTLLTAPNPVAGYQLGQTKLFPIKAADGQTDLYCRLITPPGFDPSKKYPTVVYLYGGPHVQLVTDSWLGGSNLWMQLMAQKGYVVFTLDSRGSGNRGSAFERATFRQLGTQEMQDQLKGVDYLKSLPYVDAARIGIHGWSFGGFMTTTMMTRSPGTFKVGVGGGPVIDWRLYEVMYTERYMDTPQENPEGYAQANLLNYVDKLQGRLLLIHGTVDDVVVWQHSLDYLKAAVDKGIQLDYFVYPGHPHNVGGKDRVHLYTKITQYFDEHL from the coding sequence ATGCTCCATTTCACTTCGCGCCTGGGCCTGCTGCTCGTGTTGGCGCTGGTAAGTCAGCTGCCGGCCCGCGCCCAGCAGCGGCTTACCATGGAAGACGCCTTCCTCAACCGCAGCCTGCAACCCCAGAACCTGCGCCAGCTCACCTGGATTCCGGGCACGGCTGAAGTTGCCTTCGTGCGCACTACCAGCGGGCAGGACGAGCTGGTCCGCGCCGCCGCCGCCGGCCAGCCGGCCACCGTCGTAGCGGCCGGGCAGCTCACTGCCGCCCTGAAAATGGCTGGGGCCGAAGAAGCCAAGGCCTTGCCAGCCGTACAGTGGCTGGATGCCAGCAACCTGCTCATTACCAGCAAAGGCCAGGTGTACCGCTACGATACCAAGGCCGGCCAAGCCAGTCGGGTGCTGGGCTACGAGGCCACGGCCGAAAACGTGGAAATGGACCCAACCAAAACCCGCGTAGCCTATACCAAGGCCCAGAACCTGTACGTGTCGCTCATCGGGCGCGAAAATGAAGCCGTAACCCAGGAGCCCAACCCGGCCATCGTGAACGGGCAGGCGGCCCACCGCTCGGAGTTTGGCATCACCAAAGGCACGTTCTGGAGCCCCCAGGGCCAGAAGCTGGCCTTTTACCGCATGGACCAGACGATGGTGACGGACTACCCCATCGTGACGGTGCTGCCCGTGCCGGCCCAGGCCGTGCCCATCAAGTACCCCATGGCCGGCGACAAAAGCCACGAGGTGACCGTGGGCGTCTACGATTTGAACACCCGCAAAACCGTGTTTCTGCAAACCGGGGAGCCCCGGGAGCAATATTTGACCAATATCAGCTGGAGCCCCGACGAGAAGTTCATTTACGTGGCCGTGCTCAACCGGGCCCAGAACCACATGTGGCTGCGCCAGTACGACGCAACTTCGGGGGCTTTGGTCAAGACCCTGTTCGAGGAGCAGGACGACAAGACCTTCGTCGAGCCCCTGCACCCGGCCCAGTTCGTGCCCGGCCACGCCGACCAGTTTATCTGGCAAGCCCAGCGCGACGGCTACAACCACCTCTACCTCTACTCCACCAGCGGCAAGCTGCTGCGCCAGCTCACCAAAGGCCCCTGGCAGGTAACGGACGTGCTGGGCTTTGCCGACAACAACCGCGAAGTCGTGTTCCAGAGCACGGCGGCCAGCCCGTTGCAGCGCCGCATCTACAGCGTGAAGCTCGGCGGCGGCAAGGTGCGGGAGCTGACGCCCGAGGCCGGCACCCACACGGCCACGCTCAGCCCCGACGGTAACTTCCTGCTCGACAATTTCAGCAACGCCACCACGCCCCGCATCATCCGGACGGTGAGCGTGAAAACGGGCAAAACCGCGCAGACGCTGCTGACGGCCCCCAACCCCGTGGCGGGCTACCAGCTGGGCCAAACCAAGCTATTTCCCATCAAGGCCGCCGACGGGCAAACCGACCTGTACTGCCGCCTGATTACCCCGCCGGGCTTCGACCCCAGCAAGAAATATCCGACGGTGGTCTACCTCTACGGCGGCCCCCACGTGCAGCTCGTGACGGACTCCTGGCTGGGCGGCTCCAACCTGTGGATGCAGCTGATGGCCCAGAAAGGCTACGTCGTGTTTACGCTTGATTCGCGCGGTTCCGGCAACCGGGGCTCGGCCTTCGAGCGGGCCACGTTCCGCCAGCTGGGCACCCAGGAAATGCAGGACCAGCTAAAGGGCGTAGATTACCTCAAAAGCCTGCCCTACGTGGATGCCGCCCGCATTGGCATTCACGGCTGGAGCTTCGGCGGCTTCATGACGACAACCATGATGACGCGCAGCCCCGGCACGTTCAAGGTGGGCGTGGGCGGCGGCCCGGTTATCGACTGGCGCCTCTACGAGGTGATGTACACGGAGCGCTACATGGATACGCCCCAGGAAAATCCCGAAGGCTACGCTCAGGCCAACCTGCTCAACTACGTCGATAAGCTCCAGGGCCGCCTGCTGCTCATTCACGGCACCGTCGACGACGTGGTGGTGTGGCAGCACAGCCTCGACTACCTCAAGGCCGCCGTCGACAAGGGCATTCAGCTCGACTACTTCGTGTACCCCGGCCACCCGCACAACGTGGGCGGCAAGGACCGGGTCCACCTCTACACCAAAATCACTCAGTACTTCGACGAGCACCTGTAA
- a CDS encoding ATP-dependent Clp protease adaptor ClpS, whose amino-acid sequence MTTKPQIDYDEDVLLLEETIDVRDLIVYNDDVNTFEHVIRTLIDVCGHEPEQAEQCTLLIHHKGQCTVKHGAYEELADMCTAIHDRGISADVL is encoded by the coding sequence ATGACCACCAAACCACAAATCGACTACGACGAGGATGTACTCCTGCTGGAAGAAACCATCGACGTGCGCGACCTAATCGTGTACAACGATGATGTAAATACCTTCGAGCACGTCATCCGGACCCTTATCGACGTGTGCGGCCACGAGCCGGAACAGGCCGAGCAGTGCACCCTGCTGATTCACCACAAAGGCCAGTGCACCGTCAAGCACGGGGCCTACGAGGAACTGGCCGACATGTGCACCGCCATTCACGACCGGGGTATTTCTGCCGACGTACTCTGA
- the recR gene encoding recombination mediator RecR, whose protein sequence is MEFPSKLIENAVGELAKLPGIGRKTALRLTLHLLKSETEATSALAEALAKMRFEITYCQTCHNISDTEECSICANKLRDHSLVCVVSDIRDVIAIENTGQYQGVYHVLGGVISPIEGIGPSDLHIDTLLTRIPESEIKEIILAISPTMEGDTTAFFLSRKLREFPDVHISTIARGIPMGGELEYADEITLGRSIVERTRQVK, encoded by the coding sequence ATGGAGTTTCCTTCCAAGCTGATAGAAAACGCAGTTGGTGAGCTGGCCAAGCTGCCCGGTATCGGGCGCAAAACGGCCCTGCGCCTCACGCTGCACCTGCTCAAGTCCGAAACCGAAGCTACCAGCGCCCTGGCCGAGGCCCTGGCCAAGATGCGCTTCGAAATAACCTACTGCCAGACCTGCCACAACATCTCCGACACGGAGGAGTGCAGCATCTGCGCCAACAAGCTGCGCGACCATAGCCTGGTCTGCGTCGTGTCCGACATCCGCGACGTTATTGCCATCGAAAACACCGGCCAGTACCAGGGCGTGTACCACGTGCTGGGCGGCGTGATTTCGCCCATCGAGGGCATCGGCCCCAGCGACTTGCATATCGACACGCTGCTGACCCGGATTCCGGAGTCGGAAATCAAGGAAATCATCCTGGCCATCAGTCCCACGATGGAGGGCGACACCACCGCGTTTTTCCTCTCGCGCAAGCTGCGCGAGTTTCCCGATGTGCACATCAGCACCATTGCCCGCGGCATTCCCATGGGCGGCGAGCTGGAGTACGCCGATGAAATCACCTTGGGCCGCTCCATTGTGGAGCGTACCCGGCAGGTGAAATAA
- a CDS encoding sporulation-delaying protein SdpB family protein has product MYKNTLRALDSYASVNPFTWVYGLGRSLIALGTLITLLLSSPAVLFDQQLFGKMSLDASLESFNIFFLFGFEHLNYAYALSIVVLLVVISGVFPRYTGILHWIVTYSFFQSGSIVEGGDQIGSIITMLLVPVTLLDGRKNHWINVPQANPNYYANFIARGALALIALQMAVLYFHAGIEKMYKLDEWKNGTAVYYFFNDPLFGYPDWMHSIMASALTNAYIVTSLTWGTMIFEVSLFGALFMAPQQRKKLIWLAVGFHLGIALIFGLVSFFCAMAGGLVLYMIPVETKIPVLRGRRTGTMQLVSRHEQPQPYSSLEPATA; this is encoded by the coding sequence ATGTATAAGAACACGTTACGCGCCCTGGACTCTTACGCTTCGGTTAACCCTTTCACGTGGGTATATGGCCTGGGGCGCAGCCTGATTGCGCTCGGCACCCTGATTACCTTGCTGCTCAGCAGCCCAGCCGTGCTCTTCGACCAGCAGCTGTTTGGCAAGATGAGCCTGGATGCTTCCCTGGAGAGCTTCAATATTTTCTTCCTCTTTGGTTTTGAGCACCTTAATTATGCGTACGCCCTAAGCATTGTGGTGCTGCTGGTCGTAATCTCCGGCGTGTTTCCGCGCTACACCGGCATTCTGCACTGGATAGTCACCTACAGCTTTTTCCAGTCGGGAAGCATTGTCGAGGGCGGTGACCAGATTGGCTCTATTATCACGATGCTGCTGGTGCCGGTGACCCTGCTCGATGGCCGGAAAAACCACTGGATAAACGTGCCCCAGGCCAACCCAAACTACTACGCCAACTTTATTGCCCGCGGCGCCCTGGCCCTGATTGCCCTGCAGATGGCGGTACTGTATTTCCATGCCGGCATCGAAAAAATGTACAAGCTCGACGAGTGGAAAAACGGGACGGCCGTGTACTACTTCTTTAATGACCCGCTCTTCGGCTACCCCGACTGGATGCACAGCATTATGGCTTCTGCCCTGACCAATGCCTACATCGTAACGTCGCTGACGTGGGGAACCATGATTTTCGAGGTCAGCTTGTTCGGCGCCCTGTTTATGGCCCCGCAGCAGCGCAAAAAGCTGATCTGGCTAGCGGTGGGCTTCCACTTGGGCATTGCCCTCATTTTTGGTCTGGTTAGCTTCTTTTGCGCCATGGCCGGCGGCTTAGTACTGTATATGATACCAGTTGAAACAAAAATTCCGGTTCTGCGAGGACGCAGAACCGGAACCATGCAACTTGTCTCGCGCCACGAGCAGCCGCAGCCTTACTCCAGCCTGGAGCCCGCTACGGCATAG
- a CDS encoding SdpA family antimicrobial peptide system protein, with translation MEIKRFSFYLAILALGFVLVSKAVQASVGVNATETTFQERYTFSVLLPEGWGFFTKSPRDEKNVLYRIRPDKSLEVATHKNADPENLFGFSRRSRRANMEFSRVMAQVKEKDWDQYQRYSLQDLIGSDTIATVHIPYSSTQFNQLQKGTYIVKRYTITPWAWAQYPEHYTNPERYLKLTIN, from the coding sequence ATGGAAATCAAACGCTTCTCTTTTTACCTCGCCATTCTAGCCCTGGGCTTTGTCCTGGTTTCGAAAGCGGTGCAGGCATCCGTGGGCGTAAACGCTACGGAAACAACGTTTCAGGAGCGCTACACCTTTAGTGTACTGCTGCCCGAAGGCTGGGGATTCTTCACCAAAAGCCCCCGGGACGAGAAGAATGTGCTCTACCGAATTCGCCCCGATAAAAGCCTGGAAGTCGCAACCCATAAGAATGCAGACCCGGAAAATTTGTTCGGTTTTTCCCGCCGAAGCCGCCGGGCCAATATGGAGTTCAGCCGGGTTATGGCCCAGGTCAAGGAAAAAGACTGGGACCAGTACCAGCGCTACTCTTTGCAGGACTTGATTGGGTCCGATACCATTGCTACGGTACACATTCCCTATTCCAGCACGCAATTCAACCAGTTGCAGAAGGGTACCTACATCGTGAAACGCTACACGATTACGCCCTGGGCCTGGGCCCAGTACCCGGAGCATTATACCAATCCTGAACGCTACCTGAAACTCACTATTAACTAA
- a CDS encoding glycosyltransferase family 2 protein has protein sequence MRNFRRPNPLPFLHSVKLSIVIVNYNVCYFLEQALLSVRRAVEKLGAPAEVFVVDNNSVDGSVAMVRERFPEVILIENKDNPGFSKANNQAMRVARGEYILLLNPDTVVEEDTFRACCDFMDQHPDGGGLGVKMLDGQGKFLPESKRGLPTPAVAFYKIFGLASLFPKSRTFGQYHLGYLDKDQAHEIEVLSGAFMLMRRTALDQVGLLDEDYFMYGEDIDLSYRLTQGGWKNYYFPGTRIIHYKGESTKRTSVNYVFVFYRAMVIFARKHFAPERAGTFSLLINLAIWLRAGMAVAQRLLLQAAPVLLDAGLIYGGMYFLKSYWEQNHKYVRTDYPPEFMLVAVPAYIVVWLTSAFFSGAYDQPTKTGRIVRGIFVGTVLISAFSNFLDAYRFSKALIILGGAWSIAAMVGRRLAFHFYRYRDLRLNERRQKNVAIVGSAQESGRVRRLLETAAVQARIIGYVTPAAEVVSPTSPTHHFTHSPDDPLGEVRQLDDIIRIYDLDELIFCGKDLSASQIIALMVSLPQDPPVAYKILPEDSQYIIGSSSKDSPGDYYALDIALNLYQPQLARTKRVFDVLLSVLLLAGAPLLIWAQKEKVGFLRNCLRVLGGAATWVGLRHAVGPRRTARAILSPADAAHASAALPEATRRRLELLYAKDYESSMDVSILLRCLRELGRQR, from the coding sequence GTGCGTAACTTTCGCCGCCCCAATCCGCTGCCCTTTTTGCACTCCGTGAAGCTGTCCATCGTCATTGTTAATTACAACGTCTGCTATTTTCTGGAGCAGGCCCTGTTGTCGGTGCGGCGGGCAGTGGAGAAACTCGGGGCCCCGGCCGAAGTCTTCGTCGTCGACAACAACTCCGTGGACGGCTCGGTGGCCATGGTGCGGGAGCGGTTTCCGGAAGTTATTCTGATTGAGAATAAGGACAATCCCGGCTTTTCGAAGGCCAACAACCAGGCCATGCGCGTGGCCCGGGGCGAGTATATTCTGCTGCTCAACCCCGATACGGTGGTGGAGGAAGACACCTTCCGGGCCTGCTGCGACTTTATGGACCAGCACCCCGACGGTGGGGGCCTGGGCGTGAAAATGCTCGACGGGCAAGGCAAGTTTCTGCCCGAAAGCAAGCGGGGGCTGCCCACGCCGGCGGTGGCTTTCTATAAGATTTTCGGGCTGGCCAGCCTGTTTCCCAAGTCGCGCACGTTTGGGCAATACCACCTGGGCTACCTCGACAAGGACCAGGCCCACGAAATTGAAGTGCTCAGCGGAGCCTTTATGCTCATGCGCCGCACCGCCCTCGACCAGGTGGGCCTCCTCGACGAGGACTACTTCATGTACGGCGAGGACATTGACCTCTCGTACCGCCTAACCCAGGGCGGCTGGAAAAACTACTATTTCCCCGGCACCCGCATCATTCACTACAAGGGCGAGAGCACCAAGCGTACCAGCGTCAACTACGTGTTTGTGTTTTACCGGGCCATGGTGATTTTTGCCCGCAAACACTTTGCTCCCGAGCGCGCCGGTACGTTTTCGTTGCTCATCAACCTGGCCATCTGGCTGCGGGCGGGCATGGCCGTGGCCCAGCGCCTGCTGCTGCAGGCCGCCCCGGTGCTGCTCGACGCGGGCCTGATCTACGGGGGTATGTACTTTCTGAAATCCTACTGGGAGCAGAACCACAAGTACGTGCGCACCGACTACCCGCCCGAGTTTATGCTGGTGGCCGTGCCGGCCTACATCGTGGTGTGGCTCACCTCGGCCTTCTTCAGCGGGGCTTACGACCAGCCCACCAAAACCGGCCGCATCGTGCGCGGTATCTTCGTGGGTACGGTCCTGATTTCGGCCTTTTCCAACTTCCTCGACGCCTACCGCTTTTCCAAGGCCCTCATTATCCTGGGCGGGGCCTGGAGCATTGCCGCCATGGTGGGCCGCCGCTTGGCGTTTCACTTCTACCGCTACCGCGACCTTCGCCTGAACGAGCGGCGCCAGAAAAACGTGGCCATCGTGGGCTCGGCCCAGGAAAGCGGCCGGGTGCGCCGCCTGCTCGAAACGGCCGCCGTCCAGGCCCGCATCATCGGCTACGTCACGCCCGCCGCCGAGGTCGTAAGCCCTACTTCACCAACTCACCACTTCACTCATTCACCGGACGACCCGCTGGGGGAAGTCCGGCAGCTCGACGATATTATCCGCATCTACGACCTGGATGAGCTGATTTTCTGCGGTAAGGACCTCTCCGCCAGCCAGATTATTGCCCTCATGGTGAGCCTGCCCCAGGACCCGCCGGTGGCCTACAAGATTCTGCCCGAGGACAGCCAGTATATCATCGGCAGCTCCTCGAAAGACTCGCCCGGCGACTACTACGCCCTCGACATTGCCCTGAACCTCTACCAGCCCCAGCTGGCCCGCACCAAGCGCGTTTTCGACGTGCTGCTGAGTGTGCTGCTGCTGGCCGGGGCTCCGCTGCTGATTTGGGCGCAGAAGGAGAAAGTCGGGTTCTTGCGCAACTGCCTGCGCGTGCTGGGCGGGGCCGCCACCTGGGTGGGTCTGCGCCACGCCGTGGGGCCGCGCCGCACGGCCCGCGCCATCCTCTCGCCCGCCGATGCTGCCCACGCTTCCGCGGCGCTGCCCGAAGCTACGCGCCGCCGCCTGGAGCTGCTCTACGCCAAAGACTACGAGTCCTCGATGGACGTGAGCATTCTGCTGCGCTGCCTGCGCGAACTGGGCCGGCAAAGGTAA
- a CDS encoding pyridoxal phosphate-dependent aminotransferase, whose product MLNSDAVLTTSVVSDRINALQEPQTIAMAKKARELMAQGVDVINLSFGEPDFETPQYIRDAAKKAMDEGYTKYMPVPGYVDLRQAIADKLKRENQLDYQCENIVVSTGAKQALANAVLSLVNPGDEVIVFAPYWVSYEEMVRLAEGVTVTLLGTLENDYKVTAAQLEAAITPRTKLIMYSSPCNPTGAVFTRQELGSIVEVLTQHPQIHVIADEIYEYINFVGEHVSLAQFAEVKERVITVNGFSKGYAMTGWRVGYLAATKQIAAACEKFQSQITSGTCSVAQRAALAALEGGRTSADEMVAAYRRRRDLVVEQVKEISGFKTPTPSGAFYIFPDVSAYFGRTTPAGTVIHTATDLALYMLSDAHVAAVTGEAFGAPNCIRFSTAAADEKLREAFRRIKVSLDKLV is encoded by the coding sequence ATGCTTAATTCTGACGCCGTGCTGACTACTTCCGTCGTATCCGACCGCATCAACGCTTTGCAGGAGCCCCAAACCATTGCCATGGCTAAAAAGGCCCGCGAGCTGATGGCCCAAGGCGTGGATGTGATTAACCTGAGCTTTGGCGAGCCCGACTTTGAAACCCCGCAATACATTCGCGACGCGGCCAAAAAGGCCATGGACGAGGGCTACACCAAGTACATGCCCGTGCCCGGCTACGTGGATCTGCGCCAGGCCATTGCCGACAAGCTCAAGCGCGAAAACCAGCTCGACTACCAGTGCGAGAACATCGTGGTGAGCACCGGGGCCAAGCAGGCCCTGGCCAACGCCGTGCTCAGCTTAGTGAATCCCGGCGACGAGGTCATCGTGTTTGCGCCCTACTGGGTGAGCTACGAGGAGATGGTGCGCCTGGCCGAGGGCGTGACCGTGACGCTGCTGGGTACCCTGGAAAATGACTACAAAGTGACGGCCGCCCAGCTGGAAGCCGCCATTACGCCCCGCACCAAGCTCATTATGTATTCCTCGCCCTGCAACCCCACGGGCGCGGTGTTTACGCGCCAGGAGCTGGGCTCCATCGTGGAAGTGTTGACCCAGCACCCGCAGATTCACGTCATTGCCGACGAAATCTACGAATACATCAACTTCGTGGGTGAGCATGTGAGCCTGGCCCAGTTTGCCGAAGTAAAGGAGCGGGTTATTACCGTCAACGGCTTCTCGAAGGGCTACGCCATGACGGGCTGGCGCGTGGGCTACCTGGCCGCTACCAAGCAGATTGCCGCGGCCTGCGAGAAATTCCAGAGCCAGATTACTTCCGGCACCTGCTCGGTGGCCCAGCGCGCGGCTTTGGCGGCCCTGGAAGGCGGCCGCACCTCGGCCGACGAAATGGTGGCCGCCTACCGCCGCCGCCGCGACCTGGTGGTGGAGCAGGTCAAGGAAATATCGGGCTTTAAAACGCCTACCCCCAGCGGGGCCTTCTACATCTTCCCCGATGTCAGCGCCTACTTCGGCCGCACCACGCCCGCCGGCACGGTCATCCACACGGCCACCGACCTAGCTCTCTACATGCTCAGCGACGCCCACGTGGCCGCCGTCACGGGCGAGGCCTTTGGGGCGCCCAACTGCATCCGCTTCAGCACCGCCGCCGCCGATGAAAAGCTCCGTGAAGCCTTCCGCCGCATCAAAGTGAGTTTGGATAAGCTGGTGTAA
- a CDS encoding bifunctional heptose 7-phosphate kinase/heptose 1-phosphate adenyltransferase, producing the protein MSTAASLTTLPAVFAAFNRLTVLIVGDVMMDAYVWGKASRLSPEAPVPVVNVSRTEQRLGGAANVALNVQALGATPLLCAVIGEDTGGNQLLELLRDKDLSAEGIVRSPDRPTTVKQRILAAGQHLLRIDSEVETDLNNQEAAALQARYEVLLDRADVVIFEDYDKGVLNSGSIAYFIDLARQKGIPTVVDPKKKNFLAYQHCTLFKPNLKELREGLKLEFGDTDADRPQFEAAVERLRELLRPEIVLVTLSERGVFSESQDSGRSYIPAHLRMISDVSGAGDTVISIAALCVALGLEPPVMAALANLGGGLVCEQVGVVPIEKQRLLEEALSANVLG; encoded by the coding sequence ATGTCGACTGCCGCTTCGCTTACCACGTTACCCGCCGTATTTGCTGCCTTCAACCGCCTGACCGTCCTCATCGTGGGCGACGTGATGATGGACGCCTACGTCTGGGGCAAGGCCAGCCGCCTCTCGCCCGAGGCGCCGGTGCCGGTCGTGAACGTGAGCCGGACCGAGCAGCGCCTGGGCGGGGCCGCCAACGTGGCCCTCAACGTGCAGGCTCTGGGCGCTACCCCGCTGCTCTGCGCCGTCATCGGCGAAGACACCGGCGGCAACCAGCTCCTGGAACTGCTGCGCGACAAAGACCTCTCGGCCGAGGGCATCGTGCGCAGCCCCGACCGGCCTACCACCGTGAAGCAGCGCATCCTGGCCGCCGGGCAGCATCTGCTCCGCATCGACTCGGAAGTGGAAACCGACCTCAACAACCAGGAGGCGGCCGCCCTACAAGCCCGCTACGAAGTCCTGCTGGACCGCGCCGACGTGGTGATTTTCGAGGATTACGACAAGGGCGTGCTCAACTCCGGCAGCATTGCCTACTTCATTGACCTGGCCCGGCAGAAAGGCATTCCGACCGTCGTCGACCCCAAGAAAAAGAACTTTCTGGCCTACCAGCACTGTACTCTCTTCAAGCCTAACCTCAAGGAGCTGCGCGAGGGCCTGAAGCTGGAATTCGGCGATACCGACGCCGACCGGCCCCAGTTTGAAGCCGCCGTGGAGCGTCTGCGCGAATTGCTTCGGCCCGAAATCGTGCTCGTCACCCTTTCGGAGCGGGGCGTGTTCAGCGAGTCGCAAGACAGTGGCCGCAGCTACATTCCGGCCCACCTGCGCATGATTTCCGACGTGTCCGGCGCCGGCGACACGGTTATCAGCATTGCCGCCTTGTGCGTGGCCCTGGGCCTGGAGCCGCCCGTCATGGCAGCCCTGGCCAACCTAGGCGGCGGCCTGGTGTGCGAGCAAGTCGGCGTAGTGCCGATTGAGAAGCAGCGGCTGCTAGAAGAGGCACTATCGGCTAACGTGCTAGGGTGA
- the hemE gene encoding uroporphyrinogen decarboxylase → MLKNDLLLRAARGEETERTPVWLMRQAGRILPEYRALRGRLSGFKELVETPELAAEVTIQPVDALDVDAAIIFSDILVVPEAMGLTYEMVEARGPLFPETIKTAQDVARMRVADPEEHLGYVLEAIRVTKRALNGRVPLIGFAGAPWTILAYMVEGHGSKTFSKARRMLYTNPELAHELLDKITRTTIAYLQAQVEAGANLIQVFDSWAGILPPDHYQQFSARYIAAICDAMPADVPVTVFAKGAWFAVQDFAHFNCRTIGLDWNEDPRLVRAAIGDAKTLQGNLDPCALYGSREQVQQATIEMLRRFGPQRHIANLGHGVYPDTDPDNVRVFINTVKEFSTLAREGAI, encoded by the coding sequence ATGCTCAAGAACGACCTCCTGCTTCGCGCCGCCCGTGGCGAAGAAACCGAACGTACTCCCGTGTGGCTCATGCGCCAGGCGGGCCGAATTCTGCCCGAATACCGTGCCCTGCGCGGCCGCCTGAGCGGCTTTAAGGAGCTGGTCGAGACGCCGGAGCTGGCGGCCGAAGTTACCATTCAGCCCGTGGACGCCCTCGACGTGGACGCGGCCATCATCTTCTCCGACATCCTGGTGGTGCCCGAAGCCATGGGCCTGACCTACGAAATGGTGGAAGCCCGCGGCCCGCTGTTTCCCGAAACCATCAAAACGGCCCAGGACGTGGCCCGCATGCGCGTCGCCGACCCCGAAGAGCACCTGGGCTACGTGCTGGAGGCCATCCGCGTGACCAAGCGCGCCCTCAACGGCCGGGTGCCCCTTATCGGCTTTGCCGGTGCGCCCTGGACGATTCTGGCCTATATGGTGGAAGGTCACGGCTCCAAGACCTTCAGCAAGGCCCGGCGTATGCTCTACACCAACCCCGAGCTGGCCCACGAACTGCTCGACAAAATCACCCGCACGACCATTGCCTACCTGCAAGCCCAGGTGGAAGCCGGGGCCAACCTCATCCAGGTCTTCGACTCCTGGGCCGGCATCCTGCCCCCCGACCACTACCAGCAGTTTTCGGCCCGCTACATTGCCGCCATCTGCGATGCTATGCCCGCCGATGTGCCCGTCACGGTGTTTGCCAAAGGCGCCTGGTTTGCCGTGCAGGACTTCGCTCACTTCAACTGCCGCACCATCGGCCTCGACTGGAACGAGGACCCGCGCCTGGTGCGCGCCGCCATCGGCGACGCCAAAACCCTGCAAGGTAACCTCGACCCCTGCGCCCTTTACGGCTCCCGTGAGCAGGTCCAGCAGGCTACCATCGAGATGCTGCGCCGCTTCGGCCCCCAGCGCCACATTGCCAACCTGGGCCACGGCGTCTACCCCGATACCGACCCCGACAACGTGCGCGTGTTCATCAACACGGTCAAGGAATTCAGCACCCTGGCGCGCGAAGGCGCTATTTAA